The following proteins are co-located in the Gavia stellata isolate bGavSte3 chromosome 18, bGavSte3.hap2, whole genome shotgun sequence genome:
- the CDR2 gene encoding cerebellar degeneration-related protein 2 has translation MLADSLVEEFEIREDEPWYDQQDLQQDLHLAAELGKTLLDRNTELEESLQQMYATNQEQLQEIEYLTKQVELLRQMNDQHAKVYEQLDVTARELEDTNQKLVAESRASQQKILSLTETIENLQTHIDDLQRQVEELKKSGRGRMSHERSDQPRSMHSFSCLKELYDLRQYFVYDHVFAEKITSMDSQLSPLEEENENLKKAVTVLQAQLNVEKEKRVTMEEEYSLMVKENCDLEQRLVDTDLYRARAEELEVEVAEMRQILQSENTFHNAEKLVPESFFISFKESLERELGQSLADDGLLTASELEKKALKRSSSETFLSSAAGGDILRGHEETCIRRAEAVKQRGISVLNEVDAQYNALKVKYEELLKKCQMDEDSLKHKAVQTLKQYSRDLNVGNTQYDLSAGNQECINVELSDSPTNALPEYKALFKEIFSCIRKTKEEIDEHRAKYKALSSQP, from the exons ATGCTGGCCGACAGCCTGGTGGAGGAGTTCGAGATCCGTGAGGATGAGCCCTGGTACGACCAGCAGGACCTGCAGCAAG ATCTTCACCTTGCTGCTGAGCTTGGGAAGACACTACTGGACCGTAACACTGAACTGGAAGAATCTTTACAGCAGATGTATGCAACAAATCAAGAGCAACTGCAGGAGATAGAG TACCTCACAAAGCAAGTGGAGCTCTTGCGTCAGATGAATGATCAGCATGCAAAAGTCTATGAACAGCTGGATGTGACAGCAAGAGAACTAGAAGACACTAATCAAAAACTAGTTGCGGAGAGTAGAGCTTCACAACAAAAGATACTAAG CTTGACAGAGACTATTGAAAATCTGCAAACACACATAGATGACCTGCAGCGACAAGTAGAAGAATTGAAAAAGTCTGGACGAGGCCGGATGAGCCATGAGAGATCTGACCAGCCAAGATCAATGCATAGTTTCTCATGCTTGAAGGAGCTGTATGACCTTCGCCA GTATTTTGTTTATGATCATGTGTTTGCAGAAAAGATTACTTCGATGGATAGTCAGCTAAGTCCTCTAGAAGAAGAAAACGAGAACTTAAAAAAGGCAGTTACAGTTCTGCAAGCCCAACTTAACgtagaaaaagagaagagggtAACAATGGAAGAGGAATATAGCCTTATGGTAAAAGAAAACTGTGACCTTGAACAGAGGCTTGTTGATACAGACTTGTATCGGGCTCGTGCAGAGGAGTTGGAAGTGGAAGTAGCTGAAATGCGACAAATACTTCAGTCTGAAAACACATTCCATAATGCAGAGAAATTGGTGCCGGAatcctttttcatttcattcaagGAATCTTTAGAAAGGGAGCTTGGTCAGAGCCTGGCAGATGATGGACTTCTGACTGCATCGGAGCTTGAGAAGAAGGCACTGAAACGGAGCAGCAGCGAAACTTTCTTAAGCAGTGCTGCAGGGGGAGACATTCTAAGGGGCCATGAAGAAACATGTATTAGGAGAGCTGAAGCTGTGAAACAGCGAGGAATCTCTGTACTTAATGAAGTTGATGCTCAGTATAATGCTCTGAAAGTGAAGTATGAGGAACTTTTGAAAAAGTGTCAAATGGATGAAGATTCTTTGAAACACAAGGCGGTACAAACACTGAAGCAGTATTCCAGAGACCTAAACGTGGGGAATACCCAGTATGATCTTTCAGCTGGCAATCAAGAATGCATAAATGTGGAGCTAAGTGACTCTCCCACAAATGCTCTTCCTGAATATAAAGCACTCTTCAAGGAAATTTTTAGCTgtatcagaaaaacaaaggaagaaatagatGAACACAGAGCTAAGTACAAGGCCCTCTCCTCTCAGCCATAA